From a region of the Oceanibaculum nanhaiense genome:
- the glpX gene encoding class II fructose-bisphosphatase has protein sequence MDRNLALEVVRVTEAAALAASRLMGRGDEKAADQAAVTAMRQALNGLSIDGKVVIGEGERDEAPMLYIGEKVGLGGPKIDIALDPLEGTTITAKGGTNAMAVIAMAEEGGFLHAPDVYMDKIAVGGGLPDGVVDLDASPAENLKNLAKAKKVDVADLVACILDRPRHQELISKVRDAGARIVLISDGDVAGVMATSQPESGIDIYMGQGGSPEGVLAAAALRCIGGQMQGRLVFRNEDEKGRAAKAGITDLNRKYSMLDLAIGDVMFAATGVTDGTLLRGVRRTRDGGRTHSMVMRSKTGTVRFIEARHDFTRKSGYDGD, from the coding sequence ATGGATCGGAACCTCGCGCTTGAGGTTGTCCGTGTTACCGAGGCCGCCGCGCTTGCCGCGTCCCGCCTGATGGGCCGTGGCGACGAGAAAGCCGCCGACCAGGCTGCCGTTACGGCCATGCGTCAGGCGCTGAATGGCCTGTCCATCGATGGCAAGGTGGTGATCGGCGAGGGCGAGCGCGACGAGGCGCCGATGCTCTATATCGGCGAGAAGGTCGGCCTTGGTGGACCGAAGATCGACATCGCCCTCGATCCGCTTGAAGGCACCACCATCACCGCCAAGGGCGGGACCAACGCGATGGCGGTCATCGCCATGGCGGAGGAGGGCGGCTTCCTGCATGCGCCGGACGTCTATATGGACAAGATCGCGGTTGGCGGCGGCCTGCCGGACGGCGTGGTCGATCTCGACGCCAGCCCGGCCGAGAATCTGAAGAACCTGGCCAAGGCGAAGAAGGTGGATGTGGCCGACCTGGTCGCCTGTATCCTCGACCGGCCGCGCCATCAGGAGCTGATCTCCAAGGTCCGCGACGCCGGTGCCCGCATCGTTCTGATCTCCGACGGCGACGTGGCCGGCGTCATGGCGACCTCGCAGCCCGAAAGCGGCATCGACATCTATATGGGCCAGGGCGGTTCGCCCGAGGGTGTGCTGGCGGCTGCCGCGTTGCGCTGCATCGGCGGCCAGATGCAGGGCCGGCTGGTCTTCCGCAACGAGGATGAGAAGGGGCGCGCCGCCAAGGCCGGCATCACCGACCTGAACCGCAAATACTCGATGCTCGACCTCGCCATCGGCGATGTGATGTTCGCCGCCACCGGCGTCACCGATGGCACGCTGCTGCGCGGCGTGCGCCGTACCCGCGATGGCGGACGCACCCATTCCATGGTCATGCGCTCCAAGACCGGCACGGTGCGCTTCATCGAGGCACGGCACGATTTCACCCGCAAGAGCGGCTACGACGGCGACTGA
- a CDS encoding OmpA family protein, which produces MKIGLAATAGLLLLAGCSSVPDAVNPVEWYKGATSLFEDDEAPATERPAAERPAAERSGESQAYPNLGSVPARPADISSPSERRATQQGLVADRDQARYTDQQPANAINTGSSSGASRTAPAAAPTPPPAVATPAPIAPAPTAPASATPTTAETTPSAPSAARPPAARIASRAEPTETQSVGAAMLERRRQEVLAERAAAAEAADDSKPPMAPATAPQPSAPQSTATESSAPQPSASAAMTEPAKTASRTEPQARTATEIYQEQFARSASPVATRSAEPTQTGAQTGTQAATAQDTAAPAASDRAGISYLAATILFGHGSTALDPSERETLRKIAAEYRKTGGTLRIVGHASSRTTDMRPLQHQLANFQVSVSRAETVAQELARLGVPARVMQVAGVGDSQPVYYEVMPAGETGNRRVEIFVDY; this is translated from the coding sequence ATGAAAATCGGGCTGGCGGCAACGGCTGGCCTGTTGCTGCTTGCGGGCTGTTCGTCGGTGCCGGACGCCGTCAACCCGGTGGAATGGTACAAGGGGGCCACCAGCCTGTTCGAGGATGATGAGGCGCCGGCCACCGAGCGCCCCGCTGCCGAGCGCCCCGCTGCCGAGCGCTCCGGCGAAAGCCAGGCCTACCCCAATCTTGGGTCGGTTCCCGCCCGTCCCGCCGATATCAGCAGCCCAAGCGAACGCCGCGCGACGCAGCAAGGGCTGGTGGCCGACCGCGACCAGGCCCGCTATACCGACCAACAGCCTGCCAATGCGATCAACACCGGCTCGTCCTCAGGTGCCTCCCGGACGGCACCAGCCGCCGCGCCGACCCCGCCCCCTGCGGTGGCTACGCCAGCCCCCATTGCGCCAGCCCCCACTGCGCCAGCCTCGGCGACCCCGACAACAGCAGAGACCACTCCGTCCGCGCCATCTGCCGCAAGGCCTCCTGCCGCGCGGATTGCGTCCCGCGCCGAGCCGACAGAGACCCAGTCCGTTGGCGCTGCAATGCTGGAACGCCGCCGCCAGGAAGTTCTGGCGGAACGTGCCGCCGCTGCGGAAGCGGCTGACGACAGCAAGCCGCCGATGGCGCCCGCCACCGCCCCGCAGCCGAGCGCGCCCCAGTCCACTGCGACAGAGTCAAGCGCACCCCAGCCGAGCGCTTCTGCCGCAATGACCGAACCTGCAAAGACCGCGTCCAGAACGGAACCCCAAGCGCGCACAGCAACCGAGATATACCAGGAGCAGTTCGCCCGCTCGGCATCGCCGGTCGCCACCCGCAGCGCGGAGCCCACCCAGACAGGCGCCCAAACAGGAACCCAGGCAGCGACGGCGCAGGACACCGCCGCCCCAGCCGCGTCCGACAGGGCTGGCATCTCCTATCTGGCCGCGACCATTCTGTTCGGCCATGGCTCCACGGCGCTTGACCCGTCCGAGCGTGAGACCTTGCGCAAGATTGCGGCCGAGTATCGCAAGACCGGCGGCACGCTGCGCATTGTCGGCCATGCCAGCAGCCGGACCACCGACATGCGGCCGCTGCAGCATCAGCTCGCCAATTTCCAGGTGTCGGTCAGCCGCGCCGAGACGGTGGCACAGGAACTGGCGCGCCTGGGTGTGCCGGCCAGGGTCATGCAGGTTGCCGGCGTCGGCGACAGCCAGCCGGTCTATTACGAGGTCATGCCGGCGGGCGAGACGGGCAATCGCCGGGTGGAAATCTTCGTCGATTACTGA
- the rpsI gene encoding 30S ribosomal protein S9 — protein sequence MTTVENQGMDALKDLVSEAVEAAPAEPKIDAQGRAYGTGRRKNAIARVWVKPGNGRVVVNGRDQEVYFARPVLRLIVRQPFEAAGRVDQYDVICTVTGGGLSGQAGAVRHGISRALINFEPALRGALKQGGFLTRDSRVVERKKYGRAKARRSFQFSKR from the coding sequence ATGACCACTGTTGAGAATCAGGGCATGGACGCGCTGAAGGACCTGGTGTCCGAGGCTGTCGAGGCCGCTCCGGCCGAGCCGAAGATCGACGCACAGGGTCGTGCCTATGGCACCGGCCGCCGCAAGAATGCCATCGCCCGCGTCTGGGTGAAGCCGGGCAACGGTCGTGTCGTGGTCAATGGCCGCGACCAGGAGGTGTATTTCGCCCGTCCGGTGCTGCGCCTCATCGTGCGGCAGCCGTTCGAGGCCGCCGGCCGCGTCGATCAGTATGACGTGATCTGCACCGTGACCGGTGGTGGCCTGTCCGGCCAGGCCGGCGCCGTGCGCCATGGCATCAGCCGCGCGCTCATCAATTTCGAGCCTGCGCTGCGTGGCGCCCTGAAGCAGGGCGGGTTCCTGACCCGTGACAGCCGCGTCGTCGAGCGCAAGAAGTACGGCCGTGCCAAGGCGCGACGTAGCTTCCAGTTCTCGAAGCGTTAA
- a CDS encoding enoyl-CoA hydratase — translation MAHPAPLPGDGDNLLRSDSAGIATLTLNRPQARNALSLALMNAVTHALEAIAGDASVKVVVIAGNGPAFCAGHDLKELRANPDRAFYEQTFTACSRMMQAVVRLPQPVIARVHGIATAAGCQLVASCDLALAADTARFATPGVNIGLFCSTPMVALSRNIGRKQAMEMLLLGEMVPAARALEFGLLNQVVPEAELEAAVAEMAGKIAAKSPLVLKIGKEAFYRQLELGLSDAYDYASKVMTENMLARDAGEGIDAFIEKRPPVWQGH, via the coding sequence ATGGCCCATCCAGCCCCCCTGCCCGGCGACGGCGATAATCTGCTGCGCAGCGACAGCGCCGGCATCGCCACGCTGACCCTGAACCGGCCGCAGGCGCGCAACGCGCTGTCCCTGGCCCTGATGAATGCCGTGACCCACGCGTTGGAGGCGATAGCCGGCGATGCCTCGGTAAAGGTGGTGGTGATCGCCGGCAATGGCCCTGCCTTCTGCGCCGGCCATGATTTGAAGGAGCTGCGCGCCAATCCGGACCGCGCCTTCTACGAGCAGACCTTCACCGCCTGCAGCCGGATGATGCAGGCGGTGGTGCGGTTGCCACAGCCGGTGATCGCGCGGGTGCACGGCATCGCCACGGCGGCGGGCTGCCAGCTTGTCGCGTCGTGCGATCTCGCGCTTGCCGCCGACACTGCGCGTTTCGCCACGCCGGGCGTGAACATCGGCCTGTTCTGCTCGACGCCGATGGTGGCGCTGTCGCGCAATATCGGCCGCAAGCAGGCGATGGAGATGCTGCTGCTGGGCGAGATGGTGCCGGCCGCGCGGGCGCTGGAATTCGGCCTCCTCAACCAGGTGGTGCCGGAGGCGGAGTTGGAGGCGGCGGTCGCGGAAATGGCCGGAAAGATTGCCGCGAAATCGCCGCTGGTACTGAAGATCGGCAAGGAAGCCTTCTACAGGCAGCTTGAACTGGGCCTGTCGGATGCCTACGACTATGCCAGCAAGGTGATGACCGAGAACATGCTGGCCCGGGATGCGGGCGAAGGCATTGACGCCTTCATCGAAAAGCGCCCACCGGTCTGGCAGGGTCACTAG
- the rplM gene encoding 50S ribosomal protein L13, protein MKTYSAKPSEIEKKWVLIDAEGVVLGRLASVIAMRLRGKHKPTFTPHIDTGDNIIVVNAEKVKLTGKKLTDKKFYWHTGHPGGIKERTMGQILGGRFPERAIQKAVERMMTKGPLRNKLMGNLKVYAGTEHPHEAQQPEVLDLAAMNPKNKRSA, encoded by the coding sequence ATGAAGACCTACTCCGCCAAACCGTCGGAGATCGAGAAGAAGTGGGTCCTGATCGACGCTGAAGGCGTTGTTCTGGGCCGACTGGCCTCGGTTATCGCCATGCGTCTGCGTGGCAAGCATAAGCCGACCTTCACCCCGCATATCGACACCGGCGATAACATCATCGTCGTGAATGCCGAGAAGGTGAAGCTGACCGGCAAGAAGCTGACCGACAAGAAGTTCTACTGGCACACCGGTCATCCGGGCGGCATCAAGGAGCGGACCATGGGTCAGATCCTGGGCGGCCGGTTCCCGGAGCGCGCGATCCAGAAGGCGGTCGAGCGTATGATGACCAAGGGCCCGCTGCGCAACAAGCTGATGGGCAACCTGAAGGTCTATGCCGGTACCGAGCATCCGCACGAGGCGCAGCAGCCGGAGGTTCTCGACCTCGCGGCGATGAATCCGAAGAACAAGAGGAGTGCCTAA
- a CDS encoding PaaI family thioesterase: protein MSKVTAEELDRIAREEVPYVGQLGVRFESVGDGEATARLPFRDDLLRPGGTITGPVMMGLADFVMYGCVLSRIGIVKLAVTTNLTANFLKRPKPGDLIAKGRLLKCGRRLAYGEVSIFSEGDDEPVCHVTSTYSIPPENKAP, encoded by the coding sequence ATGAGCAAGGTGACCGCTGAGGAACTCGACCGCATCGCCCGCGAGGAAGTGCCCTATGTCGGGCAGCTCGGCGTGCGCTTCGAGAGCGTGGGAGATGGCGAGGCCACGGCGCGCCTGCCGTTCCGAGACGATCTGCTGCGCCCCGGCGGCACCATCACCGGGCCGGTCATGATGGGGCTCGCCGATTTCGTCATGTATGGCTGCGTGCTGAGCCGGATCGGCATTGTGAAGCTGGCCGTCACCACGAACCTGACCGCCAATTTCCTGAAACGCCCGAAGCCCGGCGACCTGATTGCAAAGGGCCGGCTGCTGAAATGCGGCAGGCGTCTGGCCTATGGCGAGGTGTCGATTTTCTCGGAAGGCGATGACGAACCGGTATGCCATGTGACCTCGACCTACTCGATTCCCCCGGAAAATAAGGCCCCTTGA
- a CDS encoding CoA-binding protein: MFANAVKPSFEKGNHETYPDALIRKVLREVKVIAMVGASPDWNRPSYFAMKYLQAKGYRVIPVNPKVAGDEILGEKVYASLAEIPEKIDMVDVFRNSVAAGPITDEAIAIGAKVVWMQLGVRNDEAAARAEAAGLTVIMNRCPKIEFGRLNGELGWHGFNSGVISSKRRKLPQKA; this comes from the coding sequence ATGTTCGCCAATGCCGTGAAGCCGTCCTTCGAGAAGGGCAACCATGAGACTTACCCCGACGCGCTGATCCGCAAGGTGCTGCGCGAGGTGAAGGTGATCGCCATGGTCGGCGCCAGCCCGGACTGGAACCGGCCCTCCTACTTCGCGATGAAGTACCTGCAGGCGAAGGGCTATCGCGTCATTCCGGTGAACCCCAAGGTCGCCGGCGACGAAATCCTGGGCGAGAAGGTATATGCCAGCCTCGCCGAGATCCCCGAGAAGATCGACATGGTGGATGTGTTCCGCAATTCCGTGGCCGCCGGCCCGATCACCGACGAGGCGATCGCCATCGGCGCCAAGGTGGTGTGGATGCAGCTTGGCGTGCGCAATGACGAAGCCGCCGCCCGTGCCGAGGCTGCCGGCCTGACCGTCATCATGAACCGCTGCCCGAAGATCGAATTCGGCCGGCTGAATGGCGAACTGGGCTGGCACGGCTTCAATTCCGGTGTCATCTCCTCGAAACGCCGGAAGCTGCCGCAGAAGGCCTGA
- a CDS encoding homoserine dehydrogenase, with translation MSGALRIGIAGLGTVGGGVAKLLRDQAELLAARCGREIRVTAVAARDRTRDRGVDLSGCRWHEDARALAADPEVDVVVELIGGSDGVARELIEAAIAAGKPVVTANKALLALHGTALAKAAETAGVTLAYEAAVAGGIPVIKALREGLAANRVKRVHGILNGTCNYILSTMRETGREFADVLADAQKLGYAEADPSFDVDGIDAAHKLAILTSVAFGRELDFSGIHVEGIRHISALDLAFAEQLGYRIKLLGIAGVTDHGIEQRVHPCMVPLAAPIAHVEGVFNAVFVEADPVGNVLLTGRGAGEGPTASAVVADILDIARGHNAPALGLPPVRLAPGETAPMGHHYGAYYIRLMVRDQPGVIADVAAAFRDNAVSMESVLQQARDPSEPVPVVITTHETEEAGMMQAIERIAALDSVVEPPRLIRIEAL, from the coding sequence ATGAGCGGCGCGCTTCGTATCGGAATCGCCGGCCTGGGTACGGTCGGGGGCGGCGTCGCGAAATTGCTGCGCGATCAGGCCGAGTTGCTGGCCGCACGCTGCGGCCGCGAAATCCGGGTCACCGCCGTCGCCGCACGCGACCGCACCAGGGATCGCGGCGTCGATCTGTCTGGCTGCCGCTGGCACGAGGATGCCCGAGCGCTGGCTGCCGACCCCGAGGTCGATGTGGTGGTGGAGCTGATCGGCGGATCGGACGGCGTGGCCCGCGAGCTGATCGAGGCCGCCATCGCCGCCGGCAAGCCGGTGGTAACCGCCAACAAGGCGCTGCTGGCGTTGCATGGCACCGCGCTCGCCAAGGCCGCCGAGACCGCAGGGGTGACGCTCGCCTACGAGGCGGCGGTGGCCGGCGGCATTCCGGTCATCAAGGCGCTGCGGGAAGGGCTGGCCGCAAACCGCGTGAAGCGGGTGCATGGCATCCTCAACGGCACCTGCAACTACATTCTTTCCACCATGCGCGAGACCGGCCGGGAATTCGCCGACGTGCTGGCCGACGCGCAGAAGCTGGGCTATGCCGAGGCCGATCCCAGCTTCGATGTGGATGGCATCGACGCGGCGCACAAGCTGGCCATCCTGACCAGCGTCGCCTTTGGCCGGGAACTGGATTTCAGTGGCATTCATGTCGAGGGCATCCGCCATATCTCGGCGCTGGATCTCGCCTTCGCCGAACAGCTCGGCTACCGCATCAAGCTGCTGGGCATCGCCGGCGTGACGGACCATGGGATCGAGCAGCGCGTGCATCCCTGCATGGTGCCGCTGGCCGCTCCCATCGCCCATGTCGAGGGCGTGTTCAACGCCGTCTTCGTCGAGGCCGACCCTGTCGGCAATGTGCTGCTGACCGGACGCGGGGCCGGCGAGGGACCGACCGCCTCTGCCGTTGTCGCCGACATTCTGGACATTGCGCGCGGCCACAATGCACCTGCTCTGGGGCTGCCGCCTGTCAGGCTGGCGCCCGGCGAAACCGCGCCGATGGGGCACCATTACGGCGCCTATTACATTCGCCTGATGGTCAGGGACCAGCCCGGCGTGATCGCCGATGTGGCCGCGGCCTTCCGCGACAATGCGGTGTCGATGGAATCCGTGCTGCAACAGGCGCGCGATCCGTCAGAACCGGTTCCGGTGGTGATTACCACCCATGAAACCGAGGAAGCGGGTATGATGCAGGCCATAGAGAGGATCGCCGCGCTGGACAGCGTGGTGGAACCTCCGCGCCTGATTCGCATCGAAGCGCTCTGA
- the argC gene encoding N-acetyl-gamma-glutamyl-phosphate reductase, with the protein MTASSNHIRVGILGASGYTGAELIRLLAQHPSARPTLLTGDRAAGKPLGDVFPHLAYLDLPVLTKVEDADYSLCDLVFCALPHGTTQEVIAALPKHLKVVDLSADFRLHDVDTYAEWYGHAHLAPELQKEAVYGITELARDAVAKARLVANPGCYPTAAQLPLVPLVEADLIDADDIVIDAKSGVSGAGRAAKEGSLFTEVTEGIHAYGVASHRHAPEIEQGLTQAAGRPIIVNFTPHLMPMSRGILSTAYVRLANGATAADLRETMAKRYEGEPFVRVLPLGQVPSTRHVRGSNFTLIGVVADRLKGRAIIVSVIDNLVKGASGQAVQNMNVMAGLPETTALTQPPMFP; encoded by the coding sequence ATGACAGCATCGTCGAACCACATCCGGGTCGGCATTCTGGGCGCCAGCGGTTACACCGGCGCTGAACTGATCCGACTGCTGGCGCAGCATCCTTCCGCGCGTCCGACCCTGCTGACCGGCGACCGCGCCGCCGGCAAGCCGCTGGGCGACGTGTTCCCGCATCTGGCCTATCTCGACCTGCCGGTACTGACCAAGGTCGAGGATGCCGATTACAGCCTGTGCGACCTGGTGTTCTGCGCGCTGCCGCATGGCACCACGCAGGAGGTGATCGCCGCCTTGCCGAAGCATCTGAAGGTAGTTGATCTGTCCGCCGACTTCCGGCTGCACGATGTCGATACCTATGCCGAATGGTACGGCCATGCCCATCTGGCGCCCGAGTTGCAGAAGGAGGCGGTGTACGGCATCACCGAGTTGGCCCGCGATGCGGTTGCCAAGGCCCGACTGGTCGCCAATCCCGGCTGCTATCCGACCGCCGCGCAGCTGCCGCTGGTGCCGCTGGTCGAAGCCGATCTGATCGACGCCGACGATATCGTCATCGACGCCAAGTCCGGCGTGTCCGGCGCCGGCCGGGCGGCCAAGGAAGGCTCGCTCTTCACCGAGGTCACCGAAGGCATCCATGCCTATGGCGTGGCCAGCCACCGCCATGCGCCGGAGATCGAGCAGGGGCTGACACAGGCCGCCGGGCGGCCGATCATCGTGAATTTCACCCCGCATCTGATGCCGATGAGCCGGGGCATCCTGTCCACCGCCTATGTGCGGCTGGCGAATGGTGCGACTGCCGCCGATCTGCGCGAGACGATGGCCAAGCGCTATGAAGGCGAGCCTTTCGTGCGGGTTCTGCCGCTGGGCCAGGTGCCATCGACGCGGCATGTGCGCGGTTCGAACTTCACGCTGATCGGCGTGGTCGCCGACCGGCTGAAGGGGCGCGCCATCATCGTCTCGGTCATCGACAATCTGGTGAAGGGTGCGTCGGGCCAGGCGGTGCAGAACATGAATGTGATGGCAGGATTGCCGGAAACCACGGCGCTCACCCAGCCGCCGATGTTCCCGTAA
- a CDS encoding gamma carbonic anhydrase family protein, producing MSALILPYKGVTPTIDPSAFIAPNAAIIGDVEIGADSSIWFSCTLRGDIQAIRVGKRTNIQDGTVVHVQGKGLGCFVGDEVTVGHTAILHACTLQDRSFVGMQACAMDGSVIESNAMLAAGALLTPGKRIPSGQLWAGRPARYLRDLTEADIAEIADSARRYAETAKAHHASYGG from the coding sequence ATGTCCGCCCTGATCCTGCCCTATAAGGGCGTCACCCCGACGATAGACCCGTCCGCCTTCATCGCGCCGAACGCGGCGATCATCGGCGATGTCGAGATCGGGGCGGACTCGAGCATCTGGTTCTCCTGCACGCTGCGCGGCGACATTCAGGCCATCCGCGTCGGCAAGCGAACCAACATCCAGGACGGCACGGTGGTACATGTGCAGGGCAAGGGGCTGGGCTGCTTCGTCGGCGACGAGGTGACGGTCGGCCACACCGCGATCCTGCATGCCTGCACGCTGCAGGACCGCAGCTTCGTCGGCATGCAGGCCTGCGCGATGGATGGCAGCGTGATCGAGAGCAACGCCATGCTTGCCGCCGGCGCTTTGCTGACGCCCGGCAAGCGCATCCCCTCGGGCCAGCTCTGGGCCGGGCGGCCGGCGCGCTATCTGCGCGACCTTACCGAAGCCGATATCGCGGAGATCGCGGATTCAGCGCGGCGCTATGCGGAAACCGCGAAGGCCCACCACGCCTCCTATGGCGGGTAG
- the phaC gene encoding class I poly(R)-hydroxyalkanoic acid synthase, whose amino-acid sequence MSSIAERSQKLIASYLEKQAASNGHASSNDPLNIGQAFLEMTAKMMGDPTQMMQSQLALWQDYMQLWQNASKRFMGEEEVPPMVAPDTGDRRFKDPAWEENYVFDFIKQSYLLTARWMQSTVNKVEGLDSKTAQKVDFYTRQFADAMAPSNFVMTNPEVLRATVESGGENLVKGLENLLSDLERGQGKLSIKMTDMDAFRVGENIATAPGKVVFQNELMQLLQFSPTTEEVYRRPLLIVPPWINKYYILDLREKNSFIRWAVAQGLTVFVISWVNPDESLAQKSFEDYMLAGPLAALDAIEKATGEKDANVIGYCIGGTLMAATLAYMTAKKSDARIKSITYFTTMVDFEEAGELSVFIDEEQLQALESKMDEKGYLDGAAMATTFNMLRANDLIWSFVVNNYLLGKEPFPFDLLYWNADSTRMPAQMHSFYLRKCYQENKLVEPGGITLDGVKIDLRTVKTPTYILSAKDDHIAPWKSTYAATQLYAGPVKFVLSGSGHIAGVVNPPAAQKYCYWTNSRKPKTPDKWLEGATQNPGSWWTDWAEWVGKQGGGKVPARKPGDGKLKVIEDAPGSYVKVTLK is encoded by the coding sequence ATGAGCAGTATTGCCGAGCGCAGCCAGAAGCTGATCGCCAGCTATCTGGAAAAGCAGGCGGCTTCGAATGGTCACGCCAGCTCCAATGACCCGTTGAATATTGGTCAGGCCTTCCTGGAAATGACCGCGAAGATGATGGGCGATCCCACACAGATGATGCAGTCGCAGCTGGCACTCTGGCAGGATTATATGCAGCTCTGGCAGAACGCCAGCAAACGCTTCATGGGCGAGGAGGAAGTGCCGCCGATGGTGGCGCCCGACACCGGCGACCGGCGTTTCAAGGATCCGGCCTGGGAGGAGAATTACGTCTTCGACTTCATCAAGCAGTCCTACCTGCTGACCGCGCGCTGGATGCAGTCCACGGTCAATAAGGTCGAGGGGCTGGATTCGAAGACCGCGCAGAAGGTGGATTTCTACACAAGGCAGTTCGCCGATGCGATGGCGCCCTCCAATTTCGTCATGACCAACCCGGAGGTGCTGCGCGCCACCGTTGAAAGCGGCGGCGAAAACCTGGTCAAGGGGCTGGAGAACCTGCTGTCCGACCTGGAACGCGGACAGGGCAAGCTGTCGATCAAGATGACCGACATGGACGCCTTCAGGGTCGGCGAGAACATCGCCACGGCGCCCGGCAAGGTGGTGTTCCAGAACGAGTTGATGCAGCTGCTGCAGTTCAGCCCGACGACGGAAGAGGTCTATCGTCGGCCGCTGCTGATCGTGCCGCCCTGGATCAACAAATATTACATCCTGGACCTGCGCGAGAAGAACTCCTTCATCCGCTGGGCGGTGGCTCAAGGGCTAACAGTGTTCGTCATTTCCTGGGTCAATCCGGATGAGAGCCTGGCACAGAAGAGCTTCGAGGATTACATGCTGGCCGGCCCGCTCGCCGCGCTCGACGCCATCGAGAAGGCGACCGGCGAGAAGGACGCGAACGTCATCGGCTATTGCATCGGCGGCACGCTGATGGCGGCCACCCTCGCTTACATGACGGCGAAGAAGAGCGACGCGCGCATCAAGTCGATCACCTATTTCACGACCATGGTCGATTTCGAAGAGGCCGGCGAGCTGTCCGTCTTTATCGACGAGGAGCAGTTGCAGGCCCTGGAATCCAAGATGGACGAGAAAGGCTATCTCGACGGGGCGGCGATGGCGACGACCTTCAACATGCTGCGCGCCAACGACCTGATCTGGTCCTTCGTCGTCAATAATTACCTGCTGGGCAAGGAACCCTTCCCCTTCGACCTGCTGTACTGGAATGCCGATTCCACGCGCATGCCGGCCCAGATGCACAGCTTCTACCTGCGCAAATGCTACCAGGAGAACAAGCTGGTCGAGCCGGGCGGCATCACGCTGGACGGGGTGAAGATCGATCTGCGCACGGTGAAGACGCCGACCTATATCCTCTCCGCCAAGGACGATCATATCGCGCCCTGGAAATCGACCTATGCCGCGACCCAGCTCTATGCCGGGCCGGTGAAGTTCGTGCTGTCGGGGTCGGGGCATATTGCCGGCGTGGTGAATCCGCCGGCGGCGCAGAAATATTGCTACTGGACGAACAGCCGCAAGCCCAAGACCCCGGACAAATGGCTGGAGGGCGCCACCCAGAATCCCGGCTCCTGGTGGACCGACTGGGCGGAATGGGTCGGCAAGCAGGGCGGCGGCAAGGTTCCTGCGCGCAAGCCCGGCGACGGCAAGCTGAAGGTGATCGAGGACGCGCCCGGCTCCTACGTGAAGGTCACGCTGAAATAG